In Hamadaea flava, a genomic segment contains:
- a CDS encoding ROK family transcriptional regulator has protein sequence MPTRRFTTVHDLRRNHRAELLSALYVDGPLTRPELSAATGLSAGTVSNVINDLIEAGAVVEAGALDSSGGRPRILLRVNPTRGYAIGVSIGPRHIQAGVFDLAMTELSRIDQPLPPEARDPEQAARRIEAVTDEVIRTAGVDRAQVLGLGVGVSGVVEHGDEILVSAETMGWNAVPLARLLQHGRGIPLFVDNGAKNMGQAELWFGAGRGAQEAVIALLSSGVGAAIVTHGSVYQGASSSAGEWGHMTVEVGGRRCGCGARGCLEAYIGAEAIIDRYRQLTGRRTDPYADDQAVLADIVAAAPDDPDAQRVIDETALYLGTGVANLINLINPERIIIGGWAGLLLGDRILPAVREITRENALRVPFNDATIHLAKLGVDAAIVGAAALPIAEFLRTGGAAAQTRVEVVVVGG, from the coding sequence ATGCCGACCCGCAGGTTCACGACGGTCCACGACCTGCGGCGCAACCATCGCGCTGAGCTGTTGTCCGCGCTCTACGTCGACGGCCCGCTGACCCGGCCCGAGCTGAGCGCCGCCACCGGGCTCAGCGCCGGCACGGTCAGCAACGTGATCAACGATCTGATCGAGGCCGGCGCGGTCGTCGAGGCCGGAGCGCTGGACTCCAGCGGCGGACGCCCGCGCATCCTGCTGCGGGTCAATCCCACCCGGGGGTACGCCATCGGCGTCAGCATCGGCCCCCGGCACATCCAGGCGGGCGTGTTCGACCTGGCCATGACCGAACTCAGCCGAATCGACCAGCCGCTGCCGCCCGAGGCGCGCGATCCCGAGCAGGCGGCTCGCCGGATCGAAGCCGTGACCGACGAGGTGATCCGGACCGCCGGGGTCGACCGGGCGCAGGTCCTCGGCCTCGGCGTCGGCGTATCCGGGGTGGTGGAGCACGGTGACGAGATTCTCGTCAGTGCCGAGACGATGGGCTGGAACGCGGTGCCGCTGGCCCGGCTGCTGCAGCACGGACGTGGAATTCCCCTGTTCGTCGACAACGGCGCGAAGAACATGGGGCAGGCCGAGCTGTGGTTCGGCGCCGGACGCGGCGCGCAAGAAGCGGTCATCGCCCTGCTCAGCTCGGGCGTCGGCGCGGCGATCGTCACGCACGGCAGCGTCTACCAGGGCGCCAGCAGCAGCGCCGGCGAATGGGGGCACATGACCGTCGAGGTCGGCGGCCGGCGATGCGGCTGCGGTGCCCGGGGCTGCCTGGAGGCGTACATCGGCGCGGAGGCGATCATCGACCGCTACCGGCAACTGACCGGCCGCCGGACCGACCCGTACGCCGACGACCAGGCCGTCCTGGCCGACATCGTCGCCGCCGCGCCGGACGACCCGGATGCGCAGCGGGTCATCGACGAGACGGCCCTCTACCTCGGCACCGGCGTGGCCAACCTGATCAATCTCATCAACCCCGAGCGGATCATCATCGGTGGCTGGGCGGGTCTGCTGCTCGGAGATCGGATCCTGCCCGCCGTCCGCGAGATCACGCGGGAGAACGCGTTGCGGGTGCCCTTCAACGACGCGACCATTCACCTGGCCAAGCTCGGCGTCGACGCCGCGATCGTCGGGGCGGCGGCGCTGCCGATCGCGGAGTTCCTGCGGACCGGTGGGGCCGCGGCTCAGACTCGCGTTGAGGTTGTTGTCGTAGGTGGTTGA
- a CDS encoding extracellular solute-binding protein — protein MRRRSIAVLAGLAVAASALAGCGGGDGGAGDAQSIEIWTMGDKAKQMTEIAAAFTADTKIEIKVQSIPWKNARDKMSAAIASGNGPDIVQVGHSFLAEFADAGALLDLSGKLSAYPELDGAKFFPASAETMKVGGATVSVPWIADTRVLFYRTDVLQQAGVSKAPATWDELTAAATTLAARGGGNFGIGLNTDDQFLPLILTWSAGGDVVNGDQVSFDTEQFKSAVAYEQSFFSAGLTPKKAQPDADMVQGFKTGKIPMFVSGPYMATLLNNQAPELAGKWAVAAIPAKSSATSVMAGSNLAIFSKSKKVDQSLKFMSYLAQKQTQESWFKATNDLPARQDALQGLVAGGDANLAVYYEQMRNAKIVPQLKAWGAIAPEMVRALQKVCVSGASVDTTVPAFAAKARELSAK, from the coding sequence GTGAGGAGACGTTCCATAGCAGTTCTGGCCGGGTTGGCCGTCGCTGCGAGCGCGCTGGCCGGGTGCGGCGGCGGTGACGGGGGCGCGGGCGACGCGCAGTCCATCGAGATCTGGACGATGGGCGACAAGGCCAAGCAGATGACCGAGATCGCGGCGGCGTTCACCGCCGACACCAAGATAGAGATCAAGGTTCAGTCCATTCCGTGGAAGAACGCGCGCGACAAGATGTCCGCCGCGATCGCCTCCGGCAACGGTCCGGACATCGTGCAGGTCGGCCACTCGTTCCTGGCCGAGTTCGCCGACGCGGGCGCCCTGCTCGACCTGTCGGGCAAGCTGTCGGCCTACCCCGAGCTGGACGGCGCGAAATTCTTCCCGGCCTCGGCCGAGACGATGAAGGTCGGCGGCGCCACGGTGAGCGTTCCCTGGATCGCCGATACGCGGGTGCTGTTCTACCGCACCGACGTGCTGCAGCAGGCGGGCGTCAGCAAGGCCCCGGCCACCTGGGACGAGCTGACCGCCGCGGCGACGACGCTGGCCGCCCGCGGCGGCGGCAACTTCGGCATCGGGCTCAACACCGACGACCAGTTCCTCCCGCTCATCCTGACGTGGAGTGCAGGTGGCGACGTCGTCAACGGCGACCAGGTCTCCTTCGACACCGAGCAGTTCAAAAGCGCCGTCGCGTACGAGCAGAGCTTCTTCTCCGCCGGGCTGACCCCGAAGAAGGCGCAGCCCGACGCGGACATGGTGCAGGGCTTCAAGACGGGCAAGATCCCGATGTTCGTCAGCGGCCCGTACATGGCGACGTTGCTGAACAACCAGGCCCCGGAGCTGGCCGGCAAGTGGGCCGTCGCGGCGATCCCGGCGAAGTCGTCGGCGACGTCGGTGATGGCCGGATCCAATCTCGCGATCTTCAGCAAGTCGAAGAAGGTCGACCAGTCGCTGAAGTTCATGTCCTACCTGGCTCAGAAGCAGACCCAGGAGAGCTGGTTCAAGGCGACCAACGATCTGCCCGCCCGGCAGGACGCCCTGCAGGGGCTGGTCGCCGGTGGGGACGCGAACCTGGCCGTCTATTACGAGCAGATGCGCAACGCCAAGATCGTTCCCCAGCTGAAGGCGTGGGGCGCCATCGCGCCGGAGATGGTGCGGGCGCTGCAAAAGGTCTGCGTCAGCGGCGCGAGCGTCGACACGACGGTGCCCGCGTTCGCAGCCAAGGCGCGCGAGCTTTCCGCCAAGTAG
- a CDS encoding carbohydrate ABC transporter permease: MRKLSRHRGALIFVGPSVLLLLVFMVVPILVAAGASLTDLDLRGLADPSSVEFIGLENYRRLLSDELFGKAAVNTLLYVVIGVPLIVVCSLAVALLLNMGSSRLFRGLRAFYFLPAITNIVAVAVIWGYLYNTDSGLLNYLLSLGGVEPVPWLDQPFVAKLSLILVGVWKGAGFNMIIFLAALQGIPREYYEAAAIDGVTPWQRLTRITIPLLRYATFFVTVTTTIAWIQFFEEPFVMTDGGPLDGTMSVALFIYQNGFNLSDFGYASAASVLLFLAIMIVTAVQFRLRRSDVEY; encoded by the coding sequence ATGCGCAAGCTGTCCCGGCACCGCGGTGCCCTCATCTTCGTCGGCCCGTCCGTGCTCCTGCTGTTGGTGTTCATGGTCGTGCCGATCCTGGTCGCGGCCGGCGCCAGCCTCACCGACCTGGATCTGCGCGGGCTGGCCGATCCGTCGTCCGTCGAGTTCATCGGGCTGGAGAACTACCGCAGGTTGCTCTCGGACGAGCTGTTCGGCAAGGCCGCAGTGAACACGCTGTTGTATGTGGTGATCGGCGTACCGCTGATCGTGGTGTGCTCGCTCGCGGTCGCGCTGCTGCTCAACATGGGCAGCAGCCGGTTGTTCCGGGGGCTGCGGGCGTTCTACTTCCTGCCCGCGATCACCAACATCGTCGCGGTCGCGGTCATCTGGGGCTACCTCTACAACACCGACAGCGGGCTGCTCAACTACCTGCTCTCGCTCGGCGGCGTGGAGCCGGTGCCGTGGCTGGACCAGCCGTTCGTCGCCAAGCTCAGCCTGATCCTGGTCGGGGTCTGGAAAGGCGCCGGCTTCAACATGATCATCTTCTTGGCGGCGCTCCAGGGCATTCCCCGCGAGTACTACGAAGCGGCCGCCATCGACGGCGTCACGCCCTGGCAACGGCTGACCCGCATCACGATCCCGTTGCTGCGGTACGCCACCTTCTTCGTCACCGTGACCACCACGATCGCGTGGATCCAGTTCTTCGAGGAGCCCTTCGTCATGACCGACGGCGGCCCGCTGGACGGCACCATGTCGGTGGCGCTGTTCATCTACCAGAACGGCTTCAACCTGTCCGACTTCGGGTACGCCTCGGCCGCGTCGGTGCTGCTGTTCCTGGCCATCATGATCGTCACGGCGGTCCAGTTCCGGCTGCGGAGAAGCGATGTCGAGTACTAG
- a CDS encoding carbohydrate ABC transporter permease has product MSSTRSRWLRAAVAALLMVGAVVVSIPFLWMLSGSVKPESEVLDIPPTLWPQEFTWSNYTELFTSLDFGVYLKNTLIVVVLSFIGLLLRAMAGYGFAKFDFPGKNAVYVIVLATMMIPDQVTMIPTYLILNAMGLTNTLTGVVLPGLVSAFNIFLFRQFFTTIPNELLEAARLDGAGEIRTFVRVVLPVSGPILAIQAILTFIASWNSFLWPLIVATDQEKYTLSVGLALLEGQYSSNYGVLMAGAAVMVLPVLVVFVFCQRYIVRGFMMSGLK; this is encoded by the coding sequence ATGTCGAGTACTAGATCCCGCTGGCTGCGCGCCGCGGTCGCGGCGCTGCTCATGGTCGGCGCGGTGGTCGTGTCGATTCCGTTCCTGTGGATGCTGTCCGGCTCGGTGAAGCCGGAGAGCGAGGTGCTCGACATCCCGCCGACGCTGTGGCCGCAGGAGTTCACCTGGTCGAACTACACGGAGCTGTTCACCAGCCTCGACTTCGGCGTCTACCTGAAGAACACCCTCATCGTGGTGGTGTTGTCGTTCATCGGGCTGTTGCTGCGCGCCATGGCCGGCTACGGCTTCGCGAAGTTCGACTTCCCGGGCAAGAACGCAGTCTACGTCATCGTGCTGGCCACCATGATGATCCCGGACCAGGTCACCATGATCCCCACCTACCTGATCCTCAACGCCATGGGCCTGACCAACACCCTCACCGGCGTGGTGCTGCCGGGACTCGTCTCGGCCTTCAACATCTTCCTGTTCCGCCAGTTCTTCACCACCATCCCCAACGAGCTGCTGGAGGCCGCACGGCTGGACGGCGCCGGCGAGATCCGCACGTTCGTGCGGGTCGTGCTGCCGGTGTCCGGGCCGATCCTGGCCATCCAGGCGATCCTGACCTTCATCGCCTCCTGGAACAGCTTCCTCTGGCCGCTGATCGTCGCCACCGATCAGGAGAAGTACACCCTGTCGGTCGGCCTCGCCCTCCTGGAAGGCCAGTACTCCAGCAACTACGGGGTGCTGATGGCCGGCGCGGCCGTGATGGTGCTCCCAGTGCTGGTGGTCTTCGTCTTCTGCCAGCGGTACATCGTCCGCGGCTTCATGATGTCCGGGCTCAAATGA
- a CDS encoding cellulase family glycosylhydrolase translates to MSGFLRRHHRQVLDPAGEPILLRGVGLGNWWLPEGYMWRFGDAAASPRAIEKVIADLIGEPDAQIFWRRYRDEYIGEADVARMAEEGWNSVRLPLNARYLMDDDGVFDEDAFQLIDRFLDWCRRYGVYVVIDLHGAPGGQTGTNIDDSPNNYPELFTTPRYQDDTVRLWREIARRYRHDPIVAGYDLLNEPLPREFQYKYPQELIALYKRLIAEIREVDPDHMMILEGSNWARNWSIFDELWDDNTLLQFHKYWNSPDRDQITEYLDKREELDVPIYMGEGGENNNGWYQASFQLYEDYDIGWNFWTWKKISKLNSPATIRQPDGWQAIVDYVYGGAKPDAESARRTLFELLDNLALERCDYRYDVVDAVMRRAPLRLQAEYFGHLGEGVSYHSNGPKTPLPGFRQSDNVTVAYRASPDGAQPPAEPNFRHNLGVERADDEVMVVHLDAGEWLAYEVNTVREGVLTVTPSVTGELEFTVDGLPIGTRIPVGKHVLTVRALGPAVLDHLDVTVAS, encoded by the coding sequence ATGAGCGGCTTCCTGCGCCGTCACCACCGGCAAGTCCTCGACCCGGCGGGCGAACCGATCCTGCTGCGCGGGGTGGGACTGGGCAACTGGTGGCTGCCCGAGGGCTACATGTGGCGCTTCGGCGACGCCGCGGCCAGTCCGCGGGCCATCGAGAAGGTGATCGCCGATCTCATCGGCGAGCCGGACGCGCAAATCTTCTGGCGCCGATACCGCGACGAGTACATCGGCGAGGCTGATGTCGCCCGGATGGCCGAGGAGGGCTGGAACTCCGTTCGGCTGCCGCTCAACGCGCGGTACCTCATGGACGACGACGGCGTCTTCGACGAGGACGCGTTCCAGCTGATCGATCGGTTCCTCGACTGGTGCCGTCGCTACGGCGTCTACGTCGTCATCGACCTGCACGGCGCCCCAGGCGGGCAGACCGGCACCAACATCGACGACTCCCCGAACAACTACCCGGAGCTGTTCACGACGCCGCGCTACCAGGACGACACGGTCCGGCTGTGGCGGGAGATCGCCCGCCGGTACCGCCACGACCCCATCGTCGCCGGCTACGACCTGCTCAACGAGCCGTTGCCGCGCGAGTTCCAGTACAAGTACCCCCAGGAACTGATCGCCCTCTACAAGCGGCTGATCGCCGAGATCCGCGAGGTCGACCCGGATCACATGATGATCCTCGAAGGCAGCAACTGGGCACGGAACTGGAGCATCTTCGACGAGCTGTGGGACGACAACACGCTGCTCCAATTCCACAAGTACTGGAACTCGCCCGACCGCGATCAGATCACCGAGTACCTCGACAAACGCGAGGAACTCGACGTGCCGATCTACATGGGTGAGGGCGGCGAGAACAACAACGGCTGGTACCAGGCGTCGTTCCAGCTCTACGAGGACTACGACATCGGCTGGAACTTCTGGACCTGGAAGAAGATCTCCAAACTGAACTCGCCGGCCACCATCCGGCAGCCCGACGGCTGGCAGGCCATCGTGGACTACGTCTACGGCGGCGCCAAGCCGGACGCCGAGTCGGCCCGGCGTACGCTGTTCGAGCTGCTCGACAACCTTGCGCTGGAACGATGCGACTACCGCTACGACGTCGTCGACGCAGTCATGCGCCGTGCGCCGCTGCGCTTGCAGGCGGAGTACTTCGGCCATCTCGGCGAGGGCGTCTCCTACCACTCGAACGGGCCGAAGACGCCGCTGCCCGGGTTCCGCCAGTCGGACAACGTCACCGTCGCGTACCGGGCGTCGCCGGACGGCGCGCAGCCGCCCGCCGAACCCAACTTCCGGCATAACCTCGGCGTCGAACGCGCCGACGACGAGGTCATGGTCGTCCACCTCGACGCGGGGGAGTGGCTGGCGTACGAGGTCAACACGGTGCGCGAGGGCGTGCTGACCGTGACACCCAGTGTCACCGGCGAGCTGGAGTTCACCGTCGACGGCCTGCCCATCGGCACCCGGATTCCGGTCGGCAAGCACGTGCTGACGGTGCGGGCGCTCGGCCCGGCCGTCCTGGACCACCTCGACGTGACGGTGGCCTCGTGA
- a CDS encoding DUF2264 domain-containing protein, whose product MSALPDADRRLSPHTGYTRAHWEAVADRMLLAVRDHAAPGHSLIDLPGPASNSGRWSDGLEGFARTFLLAAMRVRGADGQDPHGLLDWYASGVAAGSDPRGRHRWPTLGERRQARVEAASLAIALHETRPWLWDRLGDDVKANVVDWFTPIVGTSDYDNNWIWFQNIVEAFLRSVDGPWSKEDLERNLATHESWYVGGGWYSDGGSGDDRRQNFDYYSGWAMHFYPLWFSRITGEEPSPQYRSRLSEFLADVQYLVSPDGRPLFQGRSLTYRFAMLAPFWMGALFDATPLEPGVTRGLASSVLQHFLEAGSVDADGLLPIGWHGPFPRIRQQYTGPGSPYWASKGFAGLLLPPDHPVWTAPEVETPVAAADKVFVIPQAGWVVSATAADGVVRVANHGSDHLADRRAALDDPFYLRHAYATHAAPDLSAEAIRGPLDSHVALLDDAGEPSHRGRIERIGQGDRWAASHSRAMWLDLSPAGGLAAGWHAVRTGPWLATASVLHGPTEVRLVRVGDGTVQLAAGGEDPEAYWPVDPGPWRLHLGGWALAGDSLEHRHDGGQATVTRPDGFVSEVRALHGFDEAGITCRHDANPFGPESAVPWLRTTIPAEPGALYAAAVILRGPGTTPALPTIVATPTTAVEVRWPDGSVDLVELT is encoded by the coding sequence GTGAGCGCGCTGCCTGATGCCGACCGTCGGCTCTCCCCGCACACCGGCTACACCCGAGCGCATTGGGAGGCCGTCGCCGACCGCATGCTGCTGGCGGTACGCGACCACGCCGCGCCCGGGCACAGCCTGATCGATCTGCCCGGACCGGCCTCGAACTCGGGCCGCTGGAGCGACGGACTGGAGGGGTTCGCCCGCACCTTCCTGCTGGCCGCGATGCGTGTACGCGGTGCGGACGGGCAGGATCCGCACGGCCTGCTCGACTGGTACGCGTCCGGAGTGGCCGCCGGATCGGATCCCCGTGGCCGCCATCGGTGGCCGACCCTCGGCGAGCGGCGGCAGGCCCGGGTGGAGGCGGCGTCGCTGGCGATCGCGTTGCACGAGACCCGGCCGTGGCTGTGGGACCGGCTCGGCGACGACGTGAAGGCCAACGTCGTCGACTGGTTCACCCCGATCGTGGGCACGAGCGATTACGACAACAACTGGATCTGGTTCCAGAACATCGTCGAGGCGTTCCTGCGCAGTGTGGACGGACCGTGGTCGAAGGAGGACCTCGAGCGGAACCTCGCGACCCACGAGAGCTGGTACGTCGGCGGCGGCTGGTACTCCGACGGCGGTTCGGGCGACGACCGCCGCCAGAACTTCGACTACTACAGCGGCTGGGCGATGCACTTCTACCCGCTGTGGTTCAGCCGGATCACCGGTGAGGAACCGAGCCCGCAGTACCGGTCCCGTCTCTCGGAGTTCTTGGCCGACGTGCAGTACCTCGTGAGCCCGGACGGTCGGCCTCTGTTCCAGGGGCGGTCGCTGACCTATCGGTTCGCGATGCTGGCCCCATTCTGGATGGGCGCCCTGTTCGACGCCACTCCGCTGGAACCCGGCGTCACGCGGGGACTGGCCTCCTCCGTTCTCCAGCATTTCCTGGAAGCGGGTTCGGTGGACGCCGACGGGCTGCTGCCGATCGGCTGGCACGGGCCGTTCCCCCGGATCCGCCAGCAGTACACGGGACCGGGTTCGCCCTACTGGGCGAGCAAGGGGTTCGCCGGGCTGCTGTTGCCCCCGGACCATCCGGTGTGGACCGCGCCGGAGGTGGAGACACCGGTCGCCGCCGCGGACAAGGTCTTCGTGATACCTCAGGCCGGCTGGGTGGTCTCGGCGACCGCGGCCGACGGTGTGGTCCGGGTGGCCAACCACGGCAGCGATCATCTCGCCGATCGGCGCGCGGCCCTCGACGACCCGTTCTACCTCCGCCACGCGTACGCCACGCACGCCGCCCCGGATCTCAGTGCCGAAGCGATCCGTGGCCCGCTCGACTCCCACGTCGCTCTGCTGGACGATGCCGGGGAACCGTCGCATCGCGGCCGCATCGAACGCATCGGCCAGGGAGATCGATGGGCGGCGTCACACAGCCGGGCCATGTGGCTCGATCTGAGTCCCGCCGGCGGTCTCGCGGCCGGCTGGCATGCCGTCCGCACCGGACCGTGGCTGGCCACCGCGTCCGTGCTCCACGGCCCCACCGAAGTCCGGCTGGTACGCGTCGGCGACGGCACCGTCCAGCTGGCCGCCGGCGGGGAGGATCCCGAGGCGTACTGGCCGGTCGATCCCGGTCCGTGGCGGTTGCACCTGGGCGGCTGGGCGCTGGCCGGGGACTCGCTGGAGCATCGCCACGACGGCGGACAAGCCACGGTGACCAGGCCGGACGGATTCGTCAGCGAGGTTCGGGCCCTGCACGGATTCGACGAGGCCGGAATCACGTGCCGGCACGACGCCAACCCCTTCGGACCAGAGTCGGCGGTGCCCTGGCTACGTACGACCATCCCGGCGGAACCCGGCGCCCTGTACGCCGCGGCGGTGATCCTGCGTGGGCCGGGCACCACCCCGGCGCTGCCCACGATCGTGGCGACGCCGACCACCGCGGTCGAGGTCCGGTGGCCGGACGGCTCCGTCGACCTGGTGGAACTGACCTGA
- a CDS encoding aminoglycoside phosphotransferase family protein: protein MTSLRLHDDEFLADAALVRSLLTAQLPQWAELPVTRIGLSGTMNQLFRLGDDLLVRLPRRDNAIEQLYFERDWLPRLAQHLPVRVPEQLALGQPDDGYPYQWAVYRYVDGDHPSVDDADGDALAEDLAAFVVTLRGVDPTGARGGYRTGPLADRDDYVREWAGKSDGLVDATAVLRIWDEALAVPAWQGDPVWAHSDLLPGNLLIRDGRLAAVIDFGAAGAGDPSYDLTVAWNSLPTRSRRRFRDAAGLDDAAWARARGWAMTWVGGVAYYRESNPTMSSLGQRAIAEIIAEG, encoded by the coding sequence ATGACCTCGTTACGACTGCACGACGACGAGTTCCTCGCCGATGCCGCACTGGTACGCAGCCTGCTGACGGCGCAACTGCCGCAATGGGCCGAGCTGCCGGTGACCCGGATCGGGCTGAGCGGCACGATGAACCAGCTCTTCCGGCTCGGCGACGACCTGCTCGTCCGGCTGCCACGCCGGGACAACGCGATCGAGCAGCTGTACTTCGAGCGCGACTGGCTGCCTCGTCTGGCACAACACCTGCCGGTACGCGTACCGGAGCAGTTGGCGCTGGGACAACCCGACGACGGGTATCCGTACCAGTGGGCCGTCTACCGGTACGTCGACGGTGATCACCCGAGCGTCGACGACGCCGACGGAGACGCGCTCGCCGAGGACCTGGCGGCCTTCGTGGTCACCCTGCGCGGGGTCGACCCCACCGGAGCACGGGGTGGCTACCGCACCGGTCCGCTGGCCGACCGCGACGACTACGTACGCGAATGGGCGGGCAAGTCCGACGGCCTGGTCGACGCGACGGCAGTTCTGCGGATCTGGGACGAGGCGCTGGCCGTGCCCGCCTGGCAGGGCGATCCGGTTTGGGCGCACAGCGATCTGCTGCCGGGCAACCTGCTGATCCGCGACGGGCGGCTCGCCGCCGTGATCGACTTCGGCGCCGCTGGTGCCGGCGACCCGAGCTATGACCTCACGGTCGCCTGGAACAGTCTGCCCACCCGTTCACGACGACGGTTCCGGGACGCGGCCGGCCTGGACGACGCCGCCTGGGCGCGGGCTCGTGGCTGGGCGATGACATGGGTCGGCGGCGTCGCCTACTACCGCGAGTCCAACCCGACGATGTCGTCGCTGGGTCAGCGTGCCATCGCCGAGATCATCGCCGAAGGCTGA
- a CDS encoding response regulator, with protein sequence MTGQSIRLLLADDHPVVRAGLRAVLETEPDLVIVAEAATAEAAVARASEGDVDVVLMDLQFGRGMTGAEATAAITAQPGGPRVVIVTTYDTDADTLPAIEAGASGYLLKDAAPEDLAAAVRTAAAGRTTLAPAVADRLLHRLRSPAMALTRREIEVLTLVADGLSNQAIAGRLHLTEGTVKSHLARVYAKLGVDSRTAAVATAADQGIIRR encoded by the coding sequence GTGACCGGCCAGAGCATCCGGCTGCTGCTGGCCGACGATCATCCGGTCGTCCGGGCGGGCCTGCGCGCCGTCCTGGAAACCGAACCGGACCTGGTGATCGTGGCCGAGGCCGCGACCGCGGAAGCCGCCGTCGCCCGCGCCAGCGAAGGCGATGTCGACGTGGTCCTGATGGACCTCCAGTTCGGCCGGGGCATGACCGGCGCGGAGGCGACCGCCGCCATCACCGCCCAACCCGGCGGGCCTCGCGTCGTCATCGTCACCACATACGACACCGACGCAGACACGCTACCCGCGATCGAAGCGGGCGCGAGCGGCTACCTGCTCAAGGACGCCGCGCCCGAAGACCTCGCCGCCGCTGTCCGCACCGCGGCGGCCGGGCGTACGACGTTGGCCCCGGCGGTGGCCGATCGGCTGCTGCACCGACTGCGCTCCCCCGCCATGGCACTGACCCGGCGCGAGATCGAAGTCCTCACCCTCGTCGCGGACGGTCTGTCCAATCAGGCCATCGCCGGGCGGCTGCACCTCACCGAGGGCACGGTCAAATCCCATCTCGCCCGTGTGTACGCCAAGCTCGGCGTCGACTCGCGTACGGCGGCCGTCGCGACCGCCGCCGACCAGGGCATCATCCGCCGGTGA
- a CDS encoding sensor histidine kinase: MNAETRPLTPTKGILAWCLHLLVFGLLVVAAGRAVADGTHAAATVAVAVACAAGYAAGPLLLRTRRSRRAAVGWLAGFGVLCLLLLVLTEDAVWLAFPLYFLQLHLLPRRAGLIAVAVTAAVAVTGYAVHQGSFSVAMVIGPVLGAAVAVAVAWGYQALYRESEQRRRLIEELTATRADLAAAEHTAGVLAERERLAREIHDTLAQGLSSIQLLLRAAERALPDAPDNAARYLGQARQAAADNVGEARRFVRALAPPALDDATLAAALERLCATAGSQHKITARFHLDGAPVALPTAHEVALLRIAQSAVANTVRHADATAVDVALRQDGHHVALNITDNGRGFDPSLVTGGFGLTSMRSRVDALGGTFTITSTPGRGTALAVDLPLAPADSQRPGERP, translated from the coding sequence ATGAACGCCGAAACCCGCCCGCTGACGCCCACCAAGGGGATCTTGGCGTGGTGCCTGCACCTGCTGGTCTTCGGCCTGCTCGTGGTGGCGGCCGGCCGGGCTGTCGCCGACGGTACGCACGCCGCAGCCACCGTCGCGGTCGCCGTCGCCTGTGCCGCCGGGTACGCCGCCGGCCCCTTGTTGCTGCGAACTCGCCGATCGCGGCGGGCCGCCGTCGGCTGGCTCGCCGGGTTCGGCGTCCTGTGCCTGCTGCTGCTGGTGTTGACCGAAGACGCGGTGTGGCTGGCGTTCCCGCTGTACTTCCTCCAACTGCATCTGCTGCCCCGTCGGGCTGGTCTGATCGCCGTCGCCGTCACCGCCGCCGTGGCCGTCACCGGGTACGCCGTCCACCAGGGCTCCTTCAGCGTGGCGATGGTGATCGGGCCGGTGCTCGGGGCGGCCGTGGCGGTCGCGGTGGCCTGGGGCTACCAAGCCCTCTACCGCGAGAGCGAACAGCGCCGCCGCCTGATCGAGGAGCTGACGGCCACCCGCGCCGACCTGGCCGCCGCCGAGCACACCGCGGGAGTGCTGGCCGAACGCGAGCGGCTCGCCCGGGAGATCCACGACACCCTGGCCCAAGGGTTGTCGAGCATCCAGTTGCTGCTGCGCGCCGCCGAACGGGCGTTGCCCGACGCGCCCGACAACGCGGCCCGCTATCTGGGTCAGGCCCGCCAGGCCGCCGCCGACAACGTCGGCGAGGCTCGCCGATTCGTCCGTGCGCTGGCCCCACCCGCGTTGGACGACGCGACCCTCGCCGCTGCGCTGGAACGACTGTGTGCCACGGCCGGCAGCCAGCACAAGATCACCGCCCGATTCCACCTCGATGGTGCTCCGGTGGCGCTGCCGACCGCCCATGAGGTCGCCCTGCTGCGGATCGCGCAGTCCGCGGTGGCCAACACCGTCCGGCACGCCGACGCCACGGCCGTCGACGTCGCCCTGCGCCAGGACGGCCACCATGTCGCCCTGAACATCACCGACAACGGCCGTGGCTTCGATCCCAGCCTGGTCACCGGCGGATTCGGGCTGACCTCGATGCGCTCCCGGGTCGACGCCCTCGGCGGCACGTTCACCATCACCTCCACGCCGGGACGCGGCACCGCCTTGGCCGTCGACCTGCCGCTCGCTCCGGCCGACTCCCAGCGACCCGGTGAGCGGCCGTGA